The window CCGTGCGCCAGATGCATGGCCAACGAAACGCCACAGATTCTTCCGGCGAGCCTTATCTCGCGGCGATTCTCTCGGTCCGTACACGTCGCACTCGCACGCCTGCGTACGCATGCTCTGTTAAGTTAAGCCGCCGTGTGCAAGCGTGCTGCAGTCTTGTGGGACGAACGCTCTGCTAGCGCTCATGGCTTCTCCTCAGCTCGACTCTACCCTAGTCCTCTGCCTCCTCTTCGTGGTCTCTTGCCTTGCCTTTGTCGTTAGAGCCTTCAGAACTAGCGGCAAGGATGGCGCCGCTCATGCAGCACCGCCTTCGCCTCCGGCGCTGCCCATCATCGGTAACCTgcaccagctcggcactggccaCCTCCACCGGAGGCTGCAGGCGCTGGCCAGGAGCTACGGCCCGctcttcctcctccgcctcgGCTCGGTGCCCACCCTCGTGGTCTCCTCGGCCTCCCTGGCCGACGCCGTGCTCAGGACCCAGGACCACGTCTTCTGCAGTCGGCCGCAGCAGCACACGGCCTGCGGCACGCTCTACCGCTGCAGGGACATCGCCTTCAGCCCCTACGGCGAGCGGTGGCGTCAAGCCCGCTGCATCGCCTTCGTGCAACTACTCAGCGCCAAGCGTGTGGACTCCTTCCGCGCGCTCCGGCAGGAGGAGATCGCGCGCTTCGTGGGGCGCATCCACGCGGTGAGTGGCGCCCAggagaacggcggcgagcgccggGGAGTCAACGTGACCGAGCtcatgctcagcttaaccaacaCCGTCATCTCGAGGGCGGCGTTCGGGAACAAGCTCGGAGGAGTGGAACCAGGGATGCTCCGGGACATGATGGGAGAGATCAGCAATCTGCTCGGTACGATCGCCGTGAGCGACGTGTTTCCGCGACTCCGTTGGGTGGACTGGGCGACGGGGCTGGACGCCAGGGTGAAGAGGTCGGCGGCTAAGCTCGACGACATTCTCGAGAAGGCGGTCCAGGAGCACGAGAAAAGCAAAGGAGACGACGGCGGCGAGGCTCGTGACCTCCTGGACGACTTGCTCTCTGTCGTCAAGGATGGTGATCAGGGGTCCAAGCTGGACCGGACTGATGTCAAGGCAATCATCTCGGTAAGCCCTAAGTCGATCAACAGCATGTTTAATTACCTTACCTGCTAGAAGGGCACCACTAGCATAGTGTTAAGTGTTAACACGACTCTCTTAATTATGGCAGGACATGTTCCTGGCAGGAACAGACACGACATCTAAGACGATAGAATGGACCATGGCCGAGCTTGTCAAGAACCCAAGAGAAATGGAGAAGGTGCAGCAAGAGGTGAGACGGGTTGTCGGTGCACGAGCAGGAGTCATggaggaggatgtggagaagatgAGCCTCCTAAAGGCGGCCATGAAAGAAGCACTGCGGCTGCACGCGACGGTGCCGCTCCTCGTCCCGCACGAGTCGATCAAGGACACCTGGCTCCACGGCTACTACATCCCGGCAAAGACTCGGGTCATCGTCAACGCATGGGCGATTGGGAGAGACGGCAAGACATGGGAGCACGCCGAGGAGTTTCGGCCGGAGAGGTTCATGCGCGAGAACATCGACTATGGAGGTAGGGACACCCGGTTCATACCTTTCGGTGCCGGAAGGAGGGGATGCCCCGGCGTTGCCTTCGCGACTCGCCTGGCCGAGCTCACGCTAGCAAACATGATGTACCATTTCGACTGGGAGCTGCCGCACGGGCAGGACCCTGAGTCGTTTGAGGTCATCGAGTCCAACGGGATATCTCCTGGCCTTAAGTCTGCCTTGATCCTTACCCCGAAACCACTGCAATATGTGTTGGAATAGGTGTTTCGTTACTGCTTTGCCCATGCATGGCCACTTTGCTCGCTTAATCTCTTGGTTTAGCTCACTTTACctttcaaatatattttttttcgaaaaaggactccccggcctctgcatcagaacgatgcatacggccacatttataaataaataaagcagTTCAACAAGGTCTTGTTGtctgaaaataaataaaaggcTGGCTCACAAAGAGCCACAAAGCCAAAACAAATGGCCcaaaagccacaaccggctggcataaaaaagataggtaaactaatcgcctatcctattacatgaccgccatccaaaccggttaaAGATATCCCGCGCTACCATCTTCCACCGGACAggtccagtaaccaaacgctccctggcctccgtcggagtgagtaaggaccacataCGGATTAGCGCAGTAGCCCGGAATaaaacctgcaaaaaatgaatagt is drawn from Aegilops tauschii subsp. strangulata cultivar AL8/78 chromosome 1, Aet v6.0, whole genome shotgun sequence and contains these coding sequences:
- the LOC109774536 gene encoding cytochrome P450 71A1; the encoded protein is MASPQLDSTLVLCLLFVVSCLAFVVRAFRTSGKDGAAHAAPPSPPALPIIGNLHQLGTGHLHRRLQALARSYGPLFLLRLGSVPTLVVSSASLADAVLRTQDHVFCSRPQQHTACGTLYRCRDIAFSPYGERWRQARCIAFVQLLSAKRVDSFRALRQEEIARFVGRIHAVSGAQENGGERRGVNVTELMLSLTNTVISRAAFGNKLGGVEPGMLRDMMGEISNLLGTIAVSDVFPRLRWVDWATGLDARVKRSAAKLDDILEKAVQEHEKSKGDDGGEARDLLDDLLSVVKDGDQGSKLDRTDVKAIISDMFLAGTDTTSKTIEWTMAELVKNPREMEKVQQEVRRVVGARAGVMEEDVEKMSLLKAAMKEALRLHATVPLLVPHESIKDTWLHGYYIPAKTRVIVNAWAIGRDGKTWEHAEEFRPERFMRENIDYGGRDTRFIPFGAGRRGCPGVAFATRLAELTLANMMYHFDWELPHGQDPESFEVIESNGISPGLKSALILTPKPLQYVLE